The following are encoded together in the Maridesulfovibrio frigidus DSM 17176 genome:
- a CDS encoding Hpt domain-containing protein: MNNNDVINSDWMKSMGSKKEFLTKLFTVFLRDEPARVLKIKDALESGQMEELKYLAHSLKGAAATMGADKVKAACLELEQSALSGDASKADQDLHSLETEMKLVYDFMSNYIH, from the coding sequence ATGAATAATAACGACGTAATTAATAGCGATTGGATGAAATCCATGGGTTCTAAAAAAGAATTCCTGACGAAACTTTTCACTGTCTTTCTTAGAGATGAACCAGCTAGAGTTCTTAAGATCAAAGACGCACTAGAATCAGGACAAATGGAAGAACTTAAATATCTGGCCCACTCGCTAAAGGGCGCAGCAGCAACAATGGGTGCGGACAAAGTTAAAGCAGCCTGCCTAGAGCTTGAACAGAGTGCTCTTTCAGGAGATGCCAGTAAGGCAGATCAAGACTTGCACTCCCTCGAAACTGAAATGAAGCTAGTTTACGATTTTATGAGCAATTACATTCATTAA